A genomic region of Sporomusaceae bacterium contains the following coding sequences:
- a CDS encoding Lrp/AsnC family transcriptional regulator, with amino-acid sequence MDDIDLKIVEMLQNNARISNAEIARRVNMAPSAVLERIKKLEERRVIREYGTRLDPAAVGLGLLAFVAVKADYCEGSDTGQLLAAVPGVLEVHNVAGDDCFLVKVRTRDTEHLGRLLSEQFRNIPAIRSTKTTIVLATVKETNSLPLPE; translated from the coding sequence ATGGATGATATCGATCTTAAGATTGTGGAGATGCTGCAGAATAATGCCCGTATTTCCAACGCCGAGATTGCCCGCAGGGTGAATATGGCGCCGTCGGCGGTCCTGGAGAGGATTAAGAAGCTGGAGGAACGCCGGGTGATCCGGGAGTATGGTACGCGACTCGACCCGGCAGCCGTCGGGCTGGGTCTGCTGGCGTTCGTGGCGGTGAAGGCCGACTACTGCGAGGGCAGCGATACCGGCCAGCTGCTGGCCGCCGTCCCAGGGGTGCTGGAGGTGCACAATGTGGCCGGCGACGACTGCTTTCTGGTGAAGGTGCGGACGCGGGACACTGAGCACCTTGGGCGGCTGCTGAGCGAGCAGTTCCGCAATATTCCCGCGATCCGTTCGACGAAGACGACGATCGTGCTGGCGACGGTGAAGGAGACGAACAGCCTGCCGCTGCCGGAATGA